The following coding sequences are from one Sesamum indicum cultivar Zhongzhi No. 13 linkage group LG11, S_indicum_v1.0, whole genome shotgun sequence window:
- the LOC105174212 gene encoding F-box protein At3g07870-like — MNLMFSLCQSCNTQTLTILQLFYLLIAIEKLIRSRTETFITHQVYDARWNYEQRLIVTCMLQNEGMEAIPSDLIVEILSRLPVRELGKLRCVCKQWYGLLVCNNEFTGEHMKHTKRKPLLLLRRYSSNFLVEVKTNKVSVELTAIDLEGTVINNFRTVVNGPVHTFVSCAALAILCCMRSLYVFNPSTGQGLSIPRSSAAASFYTIGFGYLPKSNEYKIIHLFLVPSVGEGKMRSEILTLRDGEGVITDSWRSIGNCPQSVSASDCLCLNGIVFWEISRLCKGPQGKEIASFDLYKEEFKVYSYPVCDSTKYSMMGLTGFQGTLSVVGFAAETSTMDVWLMKDNNSGIWVKEYTVDLFCLGAESLIPSDYYSGDILISTKQKDLIQYSIRNQTSTKISYCRTIGTFRKPCLYYESLFSLHKIV, encoded by the exons ATGAACTTGATGTTTTCTCTCTGTCAATCCTGTAACACGCAAACTTTGACAATTTTGCAGCTTTTCTATCTCCTAATTGCCATTGAAAAACTTATCCGCTCACGGACTGAAACTTTCATAACACATCAG GTCTATGATGCAAGATGGAACTATGAGCAACGACTAATTGTTACGTGCATGTTGCAAAACGAAGGTATGGAAGCTATCCCTTCTGATCTGATTGTCGAAATACTATCAAGACTTCCAGTTAGAGAGCTTGGCAAGTTAAGGTGTGTTTGCAAACAATGGTACGGATTACTAGTATGTAACAATGAATTCACTGGAGAGCACATGAAACACACCAAAAGAAAGCCTCTTCTGCTGCTGCGTAGATATTCTTCCAACTTTTTAGTAGAGGTAAAGACAAATAAAGTGTCAGTTGAGCTCACAGCCATAGACTTGGAGGGAACTGTAATAAACAATTTCAGGACCGTGGTGAACGGCCCTGTTCATACATTTGTCTCTTGCGCTGCTTTAGCCATTTTATGCTGCATGAGATccctttatgtttttaatCCCAGCACTGGACAAGGCCTTTCCATCCCACGTTCTTCTGCTGCTGCTTCTTTTTACACGATTGGCTTTGGCTACCTTCCTAAATCGAATGAATATAAGATCATTCATTTGTTCTTGGTTCCATCTGTTGGAGAGGGGAAAATGAGGTCCGAGATTTTAACTCTAAGAGATGGGGAGGGAGTAATCACCGATTCTTGGAGATCAATCGGAAACTGCCCTCAAAGTGTATCAGCAAGTGATTGCCTATGTTTGAACGGCATTGTTTTCTGGGAGATTTCACGATTGTGTAAAGGGCCACAAGGCAAAGAAATTGCCTCATTTGATTTGTACAAGGAAGAATTCAAGGTATATAGCTATCCTGTGTGTGATTCTACCAAGTATTCAATGATGGGATTGACAGGATTTCAAGGGACTTTATCTGTAGTGGGATTTGCTGCAGAAACATCAACTATGGATGTATGGCTGATGAAGGACAATAACAGTGGGATTTGGGTGAAAGAATATACTGTTGATCTCTTCTGTTTAGGTGCTGAAAGTCTAATCCCATCGGATTATTACAGCGGAGATATACTCATAAgcacaaaacaaaaagatcTGATACAGTATAGCATCAGAAATCAAACATCCACAAAAATAAGTTACTGTAGAACCATTGGGACCTTTCGTAAGCCCTGCCTTTACTATGAAAGTCTCTTTTCTCTGCACAAGATTGTATAG
- the LOC105174213 gene encoding putative F-box protein At4g38870, whose amino-acid sequence MNTQDKDLKAVEHIRAHQMVEMKGIGYLPRDMIIEILSRLPAKVLCKCRCVSKSWHDLLTRDVEFMTRHVQWSKQKPLLLVRRYISDGIGELNKSKITIELTSIDMQGDVTDKFRKVIDGPVHTFVSCGPLSILCCMYSLYVCNPSIHQVVRVPYHANSRLYNIGFGYLPVSNEYKIVHMFYHSFIGNGKMGCEIFSFKTGEGVTSGSWRGIGDCPFSAWTDEYPVSVNGTIYWALSSGWKDKSILSLDLEKEEFSCISYPIHESKKYNFLEYIGLMSTLCVVGFSAEASTMDIWMLKEKKNKTWAMEYSINLFPLCPKFLVPSDDHSEEILVHMEQRDLICYSLKSQTSRRIGYYRAMKTYNKPCLYYGSLIPMHSSSF is encoded by the coding sequence ATGAATACTCAGGACAAGGATCTGAAAGCAGTTGAACATATCAGAGCTCATCAGATGGTGGAAATGAAAGGAATCGGTTACCTCCCACGTGATATGATCATCGAAATACTCTCAAGACTCCCTGCCAAGGTTCTTTGCAAGTGCAGGTGCGTTTCTAAATCATGGCATGACTTGTTAACTCGTGATGTCGAATTTATGACCCGACATGTTCAATGGTCTAAGCAGAAACCTCTGTTACTGGTGAGAAGATACATTTCTGATGGGATTGGGGAACTTAACAAGAGTAAAATAACCATTGAATTGACCTCCATAGACATGCAGGGGGATGTAACTGATAAGTTCAGGAAAGTAATTGATGGACCTGTTCACACTTTTGTTTCTTGCGGCCCGTTAAGTATTCTGTGCTGCATGTACTCTCTTTATGTGTGCAATCCCAGCATTCACCAAGTTGTCCGTGTGCCGTATCATGCTAACTCTCGTCTTTACAACATAGGCTTCGGTTACCTTCCTGTGTCAAATGAATACAAGATTGTGCACATGTTTTATCATTCTTTCATTGGAAACGGGAAGATGGGGTGCGAgattttctctttcaaaacAGGTGAAGGAGTTACTTCAGGTTCTTGGAGAGGAATCGGAGATTGTCCATTTAGTGCCTGGACCGATGAGTATCCGGTATCTGTGAATGGGACGATATACTGGGCGCTTTCTTCTGGATGGAAAGACAAATCGATTCTCTCTCTCGACCTGGAGAAAGAAGAATTTAGCTGTATTTCCTATCCCATTCATGAATCTAAAAAGTACAATTTCTTGGAGTATATCGGCCTTATGAGCACTTTATGTGTGGTCGGGTTTTCAGCAGAAGCATCGACAATGGATATTTGGATGttgaaggaaaagaagaacaaaacatGGGCAATGGAATACAGCATCAATCTCTTCCCTTTGTGTCCCAAGTTTCTGGTTCCTTCCGACGATCACTCAGAagaaatattagttcatatgGAGCAGAGGGATCTCATTTGTTATAGCCTTAAGAGTCAAACATCCAGAAGGATTGGATACTACAGGGCCATGAAGACTTACAACAAGCCATGTCTGTATTATGGTAGCCTTATTCCTATGCATTCTAGCAGTTTTTGA
- the LOC105174076 gene encoding putative F-box protein At5g62660, whose translation MDGEKRDKHMMEIQRTSSLPHDVIIEILSRVPPKSLSRFRCVSKQWYHLLTHDHEFIARHSKWSKKNPLLLTRRYILDENWETSKKATVQLTSVNLDGNVTDKFNIVIDELIQTFISCGPLSLICCNYSLYLCGPSFHELVRVPHRSRICLQNVGIGYVPSSSEYKIVHWFEARRFGDRNMVCEVLTFRRAVKISFGSWRGCRACPWSACTEKSPLCVDGNIYWARSSGWKERSILSFDLEKEDFSIINYPSCDVKTYSFLEFAGIKGSLFVLGCSAETSTMAVWLLDKDEKSWVLEHRISLFPFAVNFLISSDSQSEEILIHTEQKGLIGYNVRTQTSRRIKYFEGVRSYNKPCLYHYCISPLCTTTYDQ comes from the coding sequence ATGGATGGAGAAAAGAGAGATAAGCACATGATGGAAATCCAAAGAACCAGCAGTCTCCCTCATGATGTGATCATTGAAATTCTCTCAAGGGTTCCTCCCAAGTCCCTCAGCAGATTCAGGTGCGTTTCCAAACAATGGTACCATTTACTGACTCACGATCACGAATTCATTGCCCGACATAGCAAATGGTCCAAGAAAAATCCTCTCTTGCTGACACGAAGATACATTTTGGATGAAAACTGGGAAACCAGTAAAAAAGCCACCGTTCAATTAACCTCTGTAAACCTGGATGGAAATGTTACAGATAAGTTCAACATAGTCATTGACGAACTAATCCAGACATTCATTTCTTGCGGTCCGCTTAGTCTCATCTGCTGCAACTATTCCCTTTATCTCTGTGGTCCAAGTTTCCATGAACTTGTGCGTGTCCCACATCGTTCAAGAATTTGTCTACAGAATGTTGGCATTGGCTACGTTCCATCTTCAAGTGAGTACAAAATTGTGCACTGGTTTGAGGCACGTCGTTTTGGGGATAGAAACATGGTGTGTGAAGTTTTAACTTTTAGACGTGCTGTTAAAATCAGCTTTGGTTCTTGGAGAGGATGTAGAGCTTGTCCTTGGAGTGCCTGCACTGAGAAGTCACCTCTGTGTGTGGATGGAAATATTTACTGGGCACGATCATCCGGATGGAAGGAAAGATCGATACTGTCATTTGACTTGGAAAAGGAAGATTTCAGCATCATAAACTATCCTTCTTGTGATGTCAAAACTTAcagttttcttgaatttgctGGGATTAAAGGGTCTTTATTTGTCCTTGGATGTTCAGCAGAAACATCAACAATGGCCGTGTGGCTGTTGGACAAAGATGAGAAGAGTTGGGTGTTGGAACATCGCATCAGTCTCTTCCCTTTTGCTGTGAACTTCCTGATTTCTTCAGACAGTCAGAGCGAGGAAATATTGATCCATACGGAGCAGAAAGGACTTATAGGATACAACGTGAGGACTCAAACATCCAGAAGGATTAAGTACTTCGAAGGTGTGAGAAGTTACAACAAGCCTTGCCTCTATCATTACTGCATTTCTCCTCTGTGTACAACCACTTACGACCAATAA
- the LOC105174075 gene encoding protein ABSCISIC ACID-INSENSITIVE 5, with translation MVANDSEIISQGNVESQLESSQQQPENQTVQSLGRQSSIYSLTLDEFQHTLCESGKNFGSMNMDEFLNSIWTAEESQAQGHTQATAAANTVLALQEGNTTDKGISKQPSLPRQGSFNIPEPLCRKTVEEVWSEIHKTQPHNGGSHSHVQNPNATQRQPTFGEMTLEDFLVRAGIVREQNVAPAPVPQQPAYGMYQSSHHPPVGPNFAARPIMAIGGPSAGGVNVATYQALPQSGVGAYSQQSSAVSYGGRMGNGSGGFGQVQGLGMGSSACPVSTDGLCMNQVDSGNQYGADTGGSRGGRKRIIDGPVEKVVERRQRRMIKNRESAARSRARKQAYTVELEAELNQLKEENAHLKQALAEFEMKRKQQYYEETRAKAQMQSKAQKANERLRTMRRSSSCPY, from the exons ATGGTTGCTAATGATTCTGAAATTATATCCCAAGGAAATGTCGAGTCACAATTAGAATCAAGCCAGCAACAGCCTGAGAATCAGACAGTTCAATCACTTGGGAGACAGTCGTCTATATACTCACTCACCCTTGATGAGTTTCAACATACACTTTGTGAGAGTGGCAAGAATTTTGGGTCGATGAACATGGATGAATTTCTCAACAGTATATGGACTGCTGAAGAAAGTCAAGCTCAGGGACACACCCAAGCCACTGCCGCAGCCAATACCGTGCTTGCCCTCCAAGAAGGTAATACAACGGACAAGGGAATATCGAAGCAGCCTAGCTTACCAAGACAAGGTTCTTTCAATATCCCAGAGCCTCTGTGTAGGAAAACAGTCGAAGAAGTATGGTCTGAAATTCACAAAACTCAGCCGCATAATGGTGGCAGTCACAGCCATGTTCAGAATCCTAATGCCACTCAGAGGCAACCTACCTTTGGAGAAATGACACTAGAAGATTTCTTGGTTCGGGCAGGGATTGTGAGAGAACAGAACGTTGCCCCTGCACCAGTACCCCAACAGCCAGCATATGGAATGTACCAAAGCAGCCACCATCCACCGGTGGGGCCTAATTTTGCTGCCAGGCCTATAATGGCTATAGGTGGTCCTTCTGCTGGTGGTGTAAATGTAGCAACTTATCAGGCGCTCCCACAAAGTGGGGTTGGTGCGTACTCGCAGCAGTCATCAGCAGTCAGTTATGGAGGGAGAATGGGGAATGGAAGTGGAGGATTCGGGCAAGTGCAGGGTTTGGGAATGGGATCATCAGCTTGCCCGGTGTCGACAGACGGACTGTGCATGAATCAGGTGGACAGTGGGAATCAATACGGAGCTGATACGGGTGGGTCGAGAGGAGGAAGGAAGCGAATTATAGATGGTCCGGTGGAGAAGGTGGTGGAGAGGAGACAACGGAGGATGATCAAGAACAGAGAGTCAGCTGCACGATCTAGGGCGAGGAAGCAG GCTTACACAGTTGAACTTGAAGCAGAACTGAACCAATTAAAAGAAGAGAATGCGCACTTGAAACAAGCTTTG GCTGAGTTcgaaatgaaaaggaaacaacaG TATTATGAGGAAACAAGAGCGAAAGCACAGATGCAGTCTAAGGCCCAAAAAGCCAATGAGAGACTTAGAACAATGAGGAGGAGTTCAAGTTGTCCCTACTGA
- the LOC105174077 gene encoding germin-like protein subfamily 3 member 2, with amino-acid sequence MYPKFAFLLPLCCLFALRTWASDPDPVQDFCIPNTNFDASARVPCKNPRLVTPDDFVFSGIKSPGNFSDTGLSAIPVNPTTFPGLNTLGMSFVRADFRPGGINPPHFHPRATETVYVILGKVYAGFVDSTNRVFAKVLEQGDVMVFPRGLVHFQMNVGKSPATVFGCFNSQNPGTQKIPNVIFGSGINDELLEKAFGLSLRQISRMRRRFLPRKA; translated from the coding sequence atgtACCCAAAATTTGCTTTCTTGCTGCCTCTTTGCTGTCTCTTTGCTCTGCGGACATGGGCGTCAGACCCAGACCCTGTTCAAGATTTTTGTATTCCAAACACAAATTTTGATGCCTCTGCCAGAGTACCCTGCAAGAATCCCAGGTTGGTCACCCCTGATGATTTCGTGTTTTCAGGTATAAAATCGCCTGGAAATTTCTCTGATACGGGCCTGTCAGCTATACCAGTGAATCCAACAACATTTCCAGGGCTCAACACACTCGGCATGTCGTTTGTACGTGCCGACTTCAGGCCTGGCGGGATCAATCCCCCGCATTTCCATCCCCGGGCAACAGAAACTGTATATGTTATACTGGGGAAAGTATATGCAGGTTTCGTGGATTCAACCAACCGGGTTTTTGCTAAGGTTCTTGAGCAGGGAGATGTGATGGTTTTCCCCAGGGGCCTGGTGCATTTCCAGATGAATGTTGGGAAGTCTCCTGCCACGGTTTTTGGGTGTTTTAACAGCCAAAATCCTGGCACGCAGAAAATCCCGAATGTTATCTTTGGGTCTGGGATTAATGATGAGCTCCTGGAGAAGGCTTTTGGATTGAGTCTCAGGCAGATTTCCAGGATGAGAAGGAGATTCTTGCCTAGAAAGGCTTGA